One Olsenella sp. oral taxon 807 DNA segment encodes these proteins:
- the hemH gene encoding ferrochelatase translates to MAHDTAPHSTTRSIGVIVANTGSPASPAPDDIEAYLGAYLMDPRIRQLPFFLWHLLVFKLILPKRKFTSSRRYQFVWTEKGSPLVTNQELLCRKVQALFEGDRAGELPSVSVMSAMSYGEPSIASRLWQLHEQGCDQLILLPLYPQSAYCITQSVVDSFSRALRELGWNVPYQVIDHYFDNPLYIREVARHITEAGFTNASDEHLVLSFHAIPLKDERAGDSYRSQTRATADLVARELGIDPASIYVCYQSVFGPHEKSWASPLAKDVLAGWRDESSRVYFCCPGFAVDCLETIYDIAHEIVPALEGEGSKPVVERTGGSVERGMNSSGRLIWVGCLNATDEHAAIVKSAIDGALGRLAHS, encoded by the coding sequence ATGGCCCACGACACGGCACCCCACAGCACGACGCGAAGCATAGGCGTCATCGTCGCCAACACCGGATCCCCCGCCTCACCTGCCCCCGATGACATCGAGGCATACCTTGGTGCCTACCTCATGGATCCGCGCATACGGCAGCTTCCCTTCTTCCTCTGGCACCTTTTGGTGTTCAAGCTCATACTCCCGAAGCGCAAGTTCACGTCCTCGAGGCGCTACCAGTTCGTCTGGACAGAGAAGGGCTCCCCTCTCGTCACCAACCAGGAGCTGCTCTGTCGCAAGGTGCAGGCCTTGTTCGAGGGTGATCGCGCAGGCGAGTTGCCCAGCGTCAGCGTGATGAGCGCCATGAGCTACGGCGAGCCCTCCATCGCCTCTAGGCTCTGGCAGCTCCATGAGCAGGGCTGCGACCAGCTCATACTCCTGCCGCTCTACCCACAGAGCGCCTACTGCATCACCCAGTCGGTCGTGGACTCCTTTAGTCGCGCCCTACGCGAGCTTGGCTGGAACGTTCCCTACCAGGTGATAGACCACTACTTTGACAACCCGCTCTACATCCGCGAGGTCGCACGGCACATCACGGAGGCCGGCTTCACGAACGCCAGCGATGAGCACCTGGTGCTCTCGTTTCACGCCATTCCCCTCAAGGACGAGCGGGCGGGTGACAGCTACCGGTCCCAGACGAGAGCCACAGCCGACCTCGTGGCACGGGAGCTTGGCATCGATCCTGCGAGCATATACGTCTGCTACCAGAGCGTCTTCGGGCCGCATGAGAAGTCCTGGGCGTCTCCTCTCGCAAAAGACGTGCTCGCTGGCTGGCGAGACGAAAGCTCGCGCGTCTACTTTTGCTGTCCGGGCTTTGCCGTTGACTGCCTCGAGACCATCTATGACATCGCCCACGAGATTGTGCCCGCACTTGAAGGTGAGGGCTCAAAGCCCGTGGTAGAGCGCACGGGCGGCTCAGTCGAGCGCGGCATGAACTCCAGTGGCAGGCTCATCTGGGTAGGGTGTCTGAACGCCACGGACGAGCACGCGGCCATCGTGAAGTCGGCCATAGACGGGGCGCTGGGGCGCCTCGCCCACAGCTAG
- a CDS encoding FAD:protein FMN transferase — protein sequence MAGARPPLIEGAGEFFDTLVRIRADCDQRLIDACLARCAFFHGTLSRFDDTSDVGRINAAAGRRVRVAPTTARLVSLALEYSRLTGGLFDITLGVVLELWDFKEGRIPTSSSLEEALRHVSSEHVHVVGTQVWLDDPLAKIDLGGIAKGYVADDLAVGLRAAGCEHAVLNLGGNVLCVGSRPDGSAWRAGVARPGEPFGDPMALCRLKDQGLVTSSLCERAFSCAGRRYGHILDPRSGHPVATDVASVTLRTEHSVDGETLGKKPFFLGMAEALSYLDSLEGVDALLVGMDGSVAQTSAGAFELL from the coding sequence ATGGCTGGCGCCCGCCCACCGCTCATAGAGGGCGCGGGGGAGTTCTTTGACACCCTCGTGCGCATTAGGGCTGACTGTGACCAGCGTCTCATCGATGCCTGCCTGGCGCGCTGTGCCTTCTTTCACGGCACGCTCTCGCGCTTCGACGACACGAGCGATGTCGGACGCATCAACGCCGCAGCCGGCAGGCGCGTACGCGTCGCTCCCACGACGGCACGGCTCGTCTCTCTTGCGCTGGAGTACTCCCGTCTTACGGGGGGTCTCTTTGACATCACGTTGGGCGTGGTGCTCGAGCTCTGGGACTTCAAGGAGGGTCGGATTCCCACGAGCTCATCGCTCGAGGAGGCCCTCCGTCATGTGAGCAGCGAGCACGTCCATGTTGTGGGGACCCAGGTCTGGCTCGACGACCCCCTTGCCAAGATCGACCTTGGCGGGATCGCGAAGGGTTACGTCGCCGATGACCTTGCTGTGGGTCTGAGGGCTGCCGGCTGCGAGCATGCCGTCCTCAACCTGGGAGGAAACGTTCTGTGCGTGGGGTCGCGTCCTGACGGCAGTGCCTGGCGGGCTGGTGTCGCGCGCCCCGGTGAGCCCTTTGGGGACCCCATGGCCCTCTGCCGGCTCAAGGACCAGGGCCTCGTCACGAGCAGTCTCTGTGAGCGGGCGTTCTCTTGCGCAGGGAGACGCTACGGCCACATCCTCGATCCGCGCTCAGGACACCCCGTCGCAACCGATGTCGCAAGCGTGACACTGCGGACCGAGCATTCGGTGGACGGGGAGACCTTGGGCAAGAAGCCCTTCTTCTTGGGCATGGCCGAGGCGCTTTCGTACCTCGACTCGCTGGAGGGCGTGGATGCCCTCCTCGTTGGCATGGACGGTAGCGTGGCGCAGACCTCGGCGGGCGCCTTCGAGCTGCTCTGA
- a CDS encoding 4Fe-4S binding protein: MSDIADATTPAQRDARSAAGDAGDVKANRAEDGTARRSGQQVSPRKRRHSFVRWTRLGVQLVFLLLSPQAFSTAFSAARSIMVSLGKGEAIEMTGFTITLVALLVHTIVFGRFFCGYACAFGTLGDVLFQLGDAIRRKLRLRSLRVPDKVEDVLRLLKYLVLAALLAGSFLGAGSIISSASPWTAFGHLTSLSLGSMGIAGGIILLVLMVPMLLKERVFCEFLCPLGALFSLMPIIPRSNRHRNPHDLAGSAGCKRACPVRIYPPGEGRWMGECIQCDRCECVARPGCVTLGPALQRAEEALRHQGFACEARAACASGSQRPAAPRPSSYLFWHDYRTLRVAALALVLLGLLWLGGTLNYLPASPLVS, translated from the coding sequence ATGAGCGATATCGCAGACGCCACGACGCCCGCGCAGCGCGATGCCAGGTCTGCGGCAGGCGACGCGGGAGATGTCAAGGCAAACAGGGCCGAAGATGGGACCGCCCGCAGGTCAGGGCAACAGGTAAGTCCCCGTAAGCGCCGCCATAGCTTCGTGAGGTGGACACGCCTTGGTGTTCAGCTGGTCTTTCTCCTCCTCTCGCCGCAGGCGTTCTCGACTGCCTTCTCGGCAGCGCGCTCTATCATGGTGAGCCTGGGCAAGGGCGAGGCCATTGAGATGACGGGCTTTACGATTACGCTCGTGGCCCTCCTCGTCCACACGATTGTGTTCGGTCGTTTCTTCTGCGGCTATGCCTGCGCCTTCGGCACCTTGGGAGATGTGCTCTTTCAGCTTGGAGATGCTATCCGGCGCAAGCTGCGCCTGAGGTCACTCAGGGTCCCCGACAAGGTGGAGGATGTCCTGCGACTCCTCAAGTACCTTGTCCTTGCGGCCCTGCTCGCAGGGTCCTTTCTTGGTGCGGGTTCGATCATCAGCTCCGCCTCCCCCTGGACTGCCTTCGGGCACCTTACGAGCCTCTCGCTCGGGAGCATGGGGATCGCGGGCGGCATCATCCTTCTCGTGCTGATGGTGCCCATGCTTCTCAAGGAGCGCGTGTTTTGCGAGTTTCTTTGCCCGCTTGGCGCACTCTTCTCGCTCATGCCCATCATCCCCAGGTCAAATCGCCATCGCAATCCCCATGACCTCGCTGGCAGCGCCGGCTGCAAGCGTGCCTGCCCCGTGCGCATCTATCCGCCCGGCGAGGGCCGGTGGATGGGGGAATGCATCCAGTGCGATCGCTGCGAGTGCGTGGCCAGGCCCGGGTGCGTGACGCTTGGTCCCGCCCTGCAGCGTGCCGAGGAGGCCCTGCGCCACCAAGGATTCGCATGTGAGGCCAGAGCCGCGTGCGCGAGCGGGTCCCAGCGGCCGGCTGCGCCTCGGCCCTCCTCCTACCTCTTTTGGCACGACTATCGCACGCTGAGGGTCGCCGCCCTCGCCCTGGTGCTGCTCGGCCTCTTGTGGCTTGGGGGCACCCTCAACTACCTGCCCGCGTCGCCTCTCGTCTCCTGA
- a CDS encoding FMN-binding protein, whose amino-acid sequence MEHGPNKNLLVRSAVVAGTTLALAGFSTYTALSAARAQEAAQSQRNSGERGALLKDGTFTGAARSFGGVMHVSVVVSNGYITSIEVTGTGDNSPYFDRAKEKVIPAIVDRQSVSVDTVSGATFSSKGIMNAINNALVSAGAMEGQTARTNLTTSSSSKPHSTAELKKLAQQRAPEAPPWWEVTVDDLLGTNDDGTGGYNYTIRQGSGGTN is encoded by the coding sequence ATGGAACATGGGCCTAACAAAAACCTGCTGGTTCGATCGGCTGTCGTGGCGGGGACGACCCTTGCGCTCGCGGGGTTCAGCACCTACACGGCCCTCTCTGCCGCACGGGCACAGGAGGCGGCTCAGAGCCAGCGCAACTCGGGCGAGCGAGGAGCGCTGCTCAAGGACGGTACGTTCACGGGCGCTGCTCGTTCGTTCGGAGGCGTCATGCACGTCTCGGTCGTCGTCTCGAACGGCTACATCACAAGCATCGAGGTGACTGGTACGGGAGACAACAGCCCCTACTTCGATCGCGCAAAGGAGAAGGTCATCCCTGCGATCGTCGACCGGCAGAGCGTGAGCGTGGATACCGTGAGCGGCGCGACGTTCTCGAGCAAGGGGATCATGAACGCAATCAACAATGCCCTCGTGTCGGCGGGGGCCATGGAGGGGCAGACTGCGAGGACCAACTTGACGACCTCAAGCTCGTCGAAGCCCCACTCGACCGCCGAGCTCAAGAAGCTTGCGCAGCAACGGGCTCCAGAGGCACCTCCCTGGTGGGAGGTCACCGTCGATGATCTGCTGGGTACCAACGATGACGGTACGGGTGGATATAACTACACGATTCGTCAGGGTTCGGGCGGTACCAACTAG